The sequence below is a genomic window from Ruminococcus albus AD2013.
CCGAAAACGAGATTTTTCAAGGTATCGATAGATAAATTAGTTCTTGAAATAAAATTTTTAAGTGACTTAAATTCTCCTTTCTTGCGTTCTTCGATTATTTTTTCGATATCTACGTCTCCGACACCTTTCATTCCGCTAAAGCCAAAAATGATAGAATCTTTTTCAGCTATGAACCCTACGTCTGATTTATTGATGTCCGGGATCTTAACAGTAAGTCCCATATCTCTGCTATTATAAATGTACATAGGCAGTTTGTCATATTTGGAATGTTCCATGACCGCAGCCATGTATTCGGTCGGATAGTGATATTTCAACCATGCTGTCTGATAAGCCACATAAGCATAAGCCGCTGCATGACTCTTATTGAATGCATAAGATGCAAAATCCATCATTTCGTCAAAGAGTATATTGGCATCAGCTTCATTTATTCCGTTAGCAATACAACCTTTTATTCCTCTTTCGGGATCTCCGTGCAGAAAAGATTCTTTTTCTTTTGCAAGCTCTTTCAGTTTTTTCTTAGACATCGCCCTTCTAACAAGGTCAGCCTGTCCAAGAGAATAGCCTGCAAGTTTTTTGAAGATTTCCTGCACTTGCTCCTGATATACAGTTTTGCCGTATGTGCCGTTAAGAATAGGTTTAAGTTCCGGTATTGTGTATGATTCCGGTTTTCTGCCGTGTTTTACAGCAATGATATCTGAAAGATACTGCATCGGGCCGGGTCTGTAAGCAGCAACAAGCAATATGATGTCTTCAAAAGATGATGGTCTGAATTCCTTAAGCATCTGTTTCATTCCATCAGATGAAAACTGGAATACAGCATCAGTATTTCCTGTAGAGAATATTCCCTCAAAGACTTCATCTTCAAAATGAACATCCGTATTCATATTGATCTTGCGTCTTGTGTTACGATAAATTTTTCGTAAAGTCGCTGTTATAATATCTAAGTTTATGAGCCCGAGAAAGTCCATCTTCAATAATCCGACTTCTGCTTCTGCCTCTTCTTTAGTACACTGTACTGCCCAGGCACCGCCGGTACTCATCAGCGCTACCTGATCGGACACGTTACCCGTATCCGATATGATGACTGCCGCAGCATGTCTTCCATAGTTGACGGTTAATCCTTCGACACTTGATGCATCTTCGATTATTTGTCTTTCTATGCTTCCTGCAGAGTATTTGCTGAGCATAAAGCTTTTTATGTCGCCTTTGCTTTTATCTGCCACATCGATTAGATCTGTAAAATGTTTTGCTCCTTTGGGGACTAATTTAGAGATTGCACGAACTCTCTGAACGTCATCGTGAGTTTTAGGGTTTACTCGTCCTGCAAGCAGGATAGCTGCTTTAATTCCGAGTGTTCCCTTTGTGGTAACTCCGCAAACGCCTTCAACTCCGTATTTTTCTCTCATATAATCAATACAGTCTTCTCTTACAAAATTAGCAAAGTCCGCATCGATATCCGGCATAGATACTCGTTCGGGGTTCAAATATCTTTCAAAGAAAAGATTGTACTTTAATGGATCAAGGTCGGTTATGCCGAGCAGATAACATACCAATGAACCTACAGCTGAGCCTCTGCCGGGTCCTATCGTATATCCTACACCTTCAGGGCAGTTGAATCCGAGTTTTCTTCCGAAATTGAGATAATCCTGAACTACCAGATGATAATGGTTATATCCCATTTTTCCGATTATTTCCAGCTCTGATTCCATTCTGTTGATATGTTCCTGATCCCATACTGTTCCGTCAGATGCTTTACCGCCTGGGTATCTTTTTTCTACACCTTCAAGAACAAGCTTTCTAATATAGGACGAGTCTGTTTCACCTTCGGGAAGATGATAAACAGGATAATGATGTTCTTTGGGAAGAACAACATTGCAATTGTCAGCTATAAGTCTGAGATTTTCAAAAGCCTGTTCAACGTCCTTTTTAGTGAGTATCTGAGTCAACGCTTCAGTTAGTTCTTCATCAGATTTGATGAAAAGCTGACAAGATCTTTCATCCAATGTTTCTATGGTTTTCTTGAAGGAGTCAGCTACAAGCATTTCTCTTCTTTTTGCGTCTGTTTTATAGGTATAGTGTGCATCGTTGGCAGGAACACATGGTATGTTCAATCCTTTAGCAATATTACATAGTCTTGGAAATACATACTGTTCATCTTCAAATCCATGAAATTGAAGTTCTATAAAAAAGTTTTCTTTTCCGAATAATTCAGAATAGTACAACGCTTCTTTTCTTGCATTTTCCAGTAAGGTTTTTTCATCAAGAAGCTTTGCTTCGTATTCCTTTACGATCGAGTCGTATTTTGTATAATTTGCAAAGCTGTCCTTTAACGGCTTTATTTTCGCTTTTATTTCATTTATGTGTTTTTTACATACTGCAAGTTCAGACTGAACAGTGATAAGTTCCTTAGCTGCAAGCTCTTTTCTTTCTATAAGATTGTCATAAGCTGCTTTTGCCTCGTCGTAGTCAGGTGTACCTTCCTTCTTTTTCATGTAATTTTCAGCTTTTTTAGTTGCCAGATTAGCTTCTTTCTTCAGTTCTTTTTGTTTTTCTTTCATTTCCTTATCTTTTTCGGAAGCATCCTCAAGCTTTTTTGAAAGTTCTATAAATATAGTAGAAGAAGGATTGTGATAATTCTTTCTTTTTTCTAATGCTTTATCTATGTTCTTCTGATACTTGTTGTTCTGTGTAAGCTCCGTCGCAATAACGCCCTGCACGCATGCTGATGTAGCTATTGTATGGTCATGCCCCATAGCGCCTTCTCCAAACCATTTTGTCAGGATAGCCTTATTCATAGTAGGTATGTCCTTTTTCATGGAAGGGATCGTCACCAGGCGCTGATTGCTTTCCGTAACTGCTTTTTCAATCGCTTTGTAGCCCTGCGCATCTTTAGCAAGAATAACAAGATGTCTTCTCGTTTCATCTTCATCTTCTTTTATATATGCTTCCACACCGGGGATACCCTTTATGTTTTCTTCTTCGCATGCCTTCATAAACTCGAATATTCCTGTAAGTACACCATGATCCGTTAATGTTACAGCAGGTGCATCAAGCTCTTTAGCTCTCTGTACAAGTTCTTTCGGAGTCTGTGCTCCATCTTTAATTGAGTTGTCCGTATGGTTATGCAATAATAATGTTTTTATTTTTCCCATTTTAATACCTCCATTCATCAATACGGGATTCTATATATAATTATAGGTGAAAACTGACTACAACAAAAAAGACATTTTCAAATGAAGAAAATGTCTTTACTGATCATAATGAAGACAAGTCTATTAAACTTTGATTTTTGAGCACCGGGATCTTTATTCTCGACTCTTCTCCGCCTATATTTTTATATATAGTACGAAGTGTTTCAAACTCAATTTTTATAACATCATAAGAATCAGCTGCATAGGGCGAATTTTCCCAGATATCGAAAATTTTCTTCAATTTTTCATACTTCCTGAAAATTGCATTTTCTATTATTTTCAGGTATAGTTCATAATTTTGGGATGCTATCTTTTTTAATGGGTTTGTGAGGTATGTTTTTTCAGTGAAATAAAATAATACTTCATTTTCATACGTTACCGGGGTCGCATTAAGTTCTGATGCTAAATCAAATTCGTCAGGTTCGATCAATTCAGAGACTCCGTAAACAGCAAAATTCTTGATCCCTAAAAAATCTTGCTCTTTTTGAGAAATTATTCTTCTTAATACATCTTTTTCTCCGTTATTTGAAGTGTATTCCTTTCCTTCTTCTATGTAAGACGGTTCTATTTCTACGAAGTTGGATAAAAACTTTACCGCTTCCAGGAAGGAGCACCCTGTTGCTTGCTGCACGAGTGTAAGCGCATCACCTTTATTGCCGCAGCTTTTACATATAAAGTTTTTGTGATTTTTGGTTATGTAGCAATTTCCGATATGTTTGTCGTACTGGCCGCCTCGGTGATTTGGACATCTTATTGCCCAGTGACTTCCCGATCTCTGCATATCTATATCCAGTTCTCTTGCGAGATCCACAAGATCGCAGGCATCTTTGATGTCTTCAAGATTTGTGATCAGTTTCATTTGCATTCCCTCCACTTCTCATAATAATCACTTACAATTATTATACGAGGAAATTTAATGAAATAAAAAGAAGGATCATTGTCACCGCTCCTCCAAAATGTCATCCAAAAGTGAACGTATCCTGTCAAAGAAAGATACTTTATTTTGTCAATGAAAAAACATCGTAAAATAAACTGACTGATCAGGTATCTGCAAAGCGCGGATGCCTGATTTTTCCTTTCATTCTGCACAACTCCACACCTGAACTTTTGTCACCATCCCCAAGGTTTATGTTATAAGTTCAAATTTATTTCACATTTGCTTGACAGATTAGTTAAACAATGATAAAATAATTATATGAATGAAATGTTAAGTATCCAAAAAGAAAGTTGACAAAGCCATGCTGGATCATTATAATCAGACAGACAGGGCATAACTGCGCCTTTTTTTTCAAAAATGTTGATCAAAACGTATTCATTGGGATACGTTTATCCCTTTGGTGCGTTTTTTATTTGTAAAAAACAGGAGGTATTGATATGACTATCAGAAATTCGTGGAAACGTGTTATCGCAGGCACATTGGCTGTGCTTGTTGTGGCAGGTAATGTGCCTGCAAACGTGGGTACGGGAGGACTTTTCGTAGGAACGAGCATTACGGCTTATGCTGATTCTGTATCAGAAACTCATGTTATAACAAATTTAAATTTTAGCGATTACTTTGATGAAAACGGTGTTCTGAAGGATACTGTGCCGGAAGGATCAGTGCTCGATTTTCAAGGCGAATTTTCAGGAGAACTATACAATAAAATTACCATCAATAAAAAGGTGACAATCACTTCAACTTCTGATACAGTTGCGAAATTTGACGGCACCGCAACGGAATTAGGTGCTGATATGACTTTCAATATTGTTTCTGGTGCCGATTATACCACCATCAGCAATCTGGAATTTCTGAATTGCAGACTTGTTATTCAGGGCGCTAAGTATGTGACAGTC
It includes:
- the dnaE gene encoding DNA polymerase III subunit alpha, which produces MGKIKTLLLHNHTDNSIKDGAQTPKELVQRAKELDAPAVTLTDHGVLTGIFEFMKACEEENIKGIPGVEAYIKEDEDETRRHLVILAKDAQGYKAIEKAVTESNQRLVTIPSMKKDIPTMNKAILTKWFGEGAMGHDHTIATSACVQGVIATELTQNNKYQKNIDKALEKRKNYHNPSSTIFIELSKKLEDASEKDKEMKEKQKELKKEANLATKKAENYMKKKEGTPDYDEAKAAYDNLIERKELAAKELITVQSELAVCKKHINEIKAKIKPLKDSFANYTKYDSIVKEYEAKLLDEKTLLENARKEALYYSELFGKENFFIELQFHGFEDEQYVFPRLCNIAKGLNIPCVPANDAHYTYKTDAKRREMLVADSFKKTIETLDERSCQLFIKSDEELTEALTQILTKKDVEQAFENLRLIADNCNVVLPKEHHYPVYHLPEGETDSSYIRKLVLEGVEKRYPGGKASDGTVWDQEHINRMESELEIIGKMGYNHYHLVVQDYLNFGRKLGFNCPEGVGYTIGPGRGSAVGSLVCYLLGITDLDPLKYNLFFERYLNPERVSMPDIDADFANFVREDCIDYMREKYGVEGVCGVTTKGTLGIKAAILLAGRVNPKTHDDVQRVRAISKLVPKGAKHFTDLIDVADKSKGDIKSFMLSKYSAGSIERQIIEDASSVEGLTVNYGRHAAAVIISDTGNVSDQVALMSTGGAWAVQCTKEEAEAEVGLLKMDFLGLINLDIITATLRKIYRNTRRKINMNTDVHFEDEVFEGIFSTGNTDAVFQFSSDGMKQMLKEFRPSSFEDIILLVAAYRPGPMQYLSDIIAVKHGRKPESYTIPELKPILNGTYGKTVYQEQVQEIFKKLAGYSLGQADLVRRAMSKKKLKELAKEKESFLHGDPERGIKGCIANGINEADANILFDEMMDFASYAFNKSHAAAYAYVAYQTAWLKYHYPTEYMAAVMEHSKYDKLPMYIYNSRDMGLTVKIPDINKSDVGFIAEKDSIIFGFSGMKGVGDVDIEKIIEERKKGEFKSLKNFISRTNLSIDTLKNLVFGGAFDCFGQTRKSMFSYVESLKDIKSEIESIQSKIDVLTEKMNEDASEKDKKKLRELEKNCDEYKTKYQDLICEQGYEDKIGRLTAERNILGTFISDHPINSYKLENSVKIKDLQPGNDITVYGLITDFRLLTKKSTGENFCSFNLDDGTGVIQAMVFTKAYENFGEKLVENEVVCLTGFIKEETVQSFSNSEEDDSDEEKILKFYANNIGKKPIKKQYSILLVLKTSAMLLANTIGEKKLIDYITENYESPNGIGYNLLVYDETFSQIRRTDKGLIVKSSILMDKNLKTQKVQIME
- a CDS encoding CHC2 zinc finger domain-containing protein; this translates as MKLITNLEDIKDACDLVDLARELDIDMQRSGSHWAIRCPNHRGGQYDKHIGNCYITKNHKNFICKSCGNKGDALTLVQQATGCSFLEAVKFLSNFVEIEPSYIEEGKEYTSNNGEKDVLRRIISQKEQDFLGIKNFAVYGVSELIEPDEFDLASELNATPVTYENEVLFYFTEKTYLTNPLKKIASQNYELYLKIIENAIFRKYEKLKKIFDIWENSPYAADSYDVIKIEFETLRTIYKNIGGEESRIKIPVLKNQSLIDLSSL